A genome region from Perca fluviatilis chromosome 20, GENO_Pfluv_1.0, whole genome shotgun sequence includes the following:
- the plppr3a gene encoding phospholipid phosphatase-related protein type 3a, whose amino-acid sequence MTSPKNKAKKKPPKDSMTLLPCFYFVELPIVLSSLVSLYFLELTDVLSPAMVGFRCHDRDLSMPYVETGDELIPLLMLLSLAFAGPAASIMMGEGLMYCLQSKLKTCPKSESSINAGGCSFNSFLRRTVRFVGVHVFGLLATALVTDVIQLATGYHAPFFLTVCQPNYTAPGVSCDNNAYITRDICMGKDQYAIMSARKTFPSQHATLSGFAAVYISMYLNASISSTTKLLKPLLVFAYCMAAGLAGLTQITQHRSHPIDVYVGYLIGAGIGVYLAVYAVGNFKASDEDAPSLQRLTPAQQKDGLRVLSQRSHDSLYRKTPRVSESREELGAGLGSGARSKVRREKASLASLKRASADVELLATRGPMGKETMVTFSNTLPRVANGNSPISPSDELPTTQRHMTFHVPFDPQRSRQLVSEWRQRSLEVRSQSSRDEEEGTDGRDGGDEGAAAGEGEQEMPSSLYPTVQANKGTATPTGARMVVAPPLVHIPEEASRPPPVSPKSAKTRAKWLSLTEGGVKEPGPGPIAVSTPRVPNTQPNQPPSQQRVTQVIAMSKQQGHGVSSSTKASEGGSSSGGGSNSSESPYYRIPSDRDSCTGSNPGSIGGSGSIVTIDAHAPHHPVVRVSATNGKPWEWRNTISGNMMATDTAGEQHRVALQRQDNVNHYRDYRTLPVKTDSLCSSSASGSVEGGPDLPPPPLPTCSSPLPPPPQLSSPLPPPPPHSSPSPLPPPPHPSSSPMLPPFPHPASSHMPPPPHLSSQMPPPPLPSSSQMPPPPHPSSCQMPPPPHPSSCQMPPPPHPSSCQMPPPPHPSSSPLPPPPHPSSSMPPPPHPSCSSMLPPPPHPDLLMDGHSQALSRSSTLPRRPSVSARSHAEQEHYYKAMQNERML is encoded by the exons ATGACGTCCCCCAAAAACAAAGCCAAGAAGAAACCACCCAAAGACAGCATGACGCTGCtgccatgcttttattttgtagag CTCCCAATCGTCCTGTCCTCCTTGGTGTCCCTGTACTTCCTGGAGCTGACAGATGTGTTGTCCCCGGCGATGGTGGGCTTCCGTTGCCATGACCGTGACCTCTCCATGCCGTACGTGGAGACGGGGGATGAGCTCATCCCTCTGCTGATGCTGCTGAGTTTGGCCTTCGCTGGTCCTGCAGCGTCC atTATGATGGGGGAGGGCCTGATGTACTGTTTGCAGTCCAAACTGAAGACATGTCCCAAGTCGGAGAGTAGCATCAATGCTGGAGGCTGCAGCTTCAACTCCTTCCTACGCAGAACCGTGCGCTTCGTCG GTGTTCATGTATTCGGTCTCCTGGCAACAGCCCTGGTGACAGATGTCATCCAGTTAGCAACTGGTTACCACGCCCCTTTCTTCCTCACCGTCTGCCAGCCCAATTACACGGCCCCGGGAGTCTCATGTGACAACAATGCCTACATCACACGGGACATCTGCATGGGCAAAGACCAGTATGCCATCATGTCAGCGAG GAAAACATTTCCATCCCAGCATGCAACGCTCTCTGGCTTCGCTGCTGTCTATATCTCC ATGTATTTGAATGCCAGCATCAGCAGCACGACCAAGCTGCTGAAGCCTTTGCTGGTGTTTGCTTACTGCATGGCGGCGGGCCTCGCCGGGCTGACGCAGATAACTCAGCACCGCAGTCACCCAATAGACGTCTACGTGGGATACCTCATAGGAGCCGGCATCGGAGTCTACTTG GCTGTGTACGCAGTGGGAAACTTCAAAGCATCAGACGAAGATGCTCCCTCCTTACAGAGGCTGACCCCAGCTCAGCAGAAGGACGGCTTGAGGGTGCTGAGCCAGCGGAGTCATGACTCCCTGTACAGGAAGACTCCCAGGGTGTCTGAGAGCAGAGAAGAGCTGGGGGCAGGGCTGGGATCCGGGGCTCGCAGTAAGGTGAGGAGGGAGAAGGCGTCCCTGGCCTCCCTCAAACGAGCCAGTGCTGATGTGGAGCTCCTGGCAACCCGGGGTCCAATGGGCAAGGAGACCATGGTCACCTTCAGCAACACCTTGCCCAGAGTCGCAAACGGCAACAGCCCCATCTCCCCCTCAGACGAGCTGCCCACCACGCAGCGTCACATGACTTTCCACGTGCCCTTCGACCCCCAGAGGTCTCGGCAGCTGGTGTCGGAGTGGAGGCAGCGCTCGCTGGAGGTCCGCAGCCAGAGCtcacgggatgaggaggagggaacggacgggagggatggaggagatGAAGGAGCAGCAGCCGGAGAAGGAGAGCAGGAGATGCCTTCCTCTCTTTATCCCACAGTGCAAGCCAACAAGGGCACCGCCACACCGACCGGAGCCAGGATGGTGGTGGCACCCCCACTCGTTCACATCCCCGAGGAGGCCTCTCGGCCGCCGCCTGTCTCCCCCAAGAGTGCCAAGACCCGCGCCAAGTGGCTGTCGCTCACTGAGGGAGGGGTGAAGGAGCCGGGACCAGGGCCGATCGCCGTGTCGACACCCCGTGTGCCCAACACGCAGCCCAACCAGCCGCCCAGCCAGCAAAGAGTCACTCAG GTGATAGCCATGTCTAAGCAGCAGGGTCACGGAGTCTCTTCGTCCACCAAGGCGTCAGAAGGTGGATCCTCCTCCGGTGGTGGATCCAACAGCTCCGAGTCGCCCTATTACCGGATCCCATCCGATCGTGACAGCTGCACTGGGAGCAACCCAGGGAGCATCGGCGGAAGCGGGAGCATCGTCACAATCGACGCTCACGCCCCTCACCACCCAGTGGTGCGTGTGTCGGCCACTAACGGCAAGCCGTGGGAGTGGAGAAACACCATCAGCGGGAACATGATGGCCACCGACACGGCAGGGGAACAACACCGCGTGGCGCTGCAGCGACAGGACAATGTCAATCACTACCGGGACTACCGGACGCTCCCGGTGAAAACGGACTCGCTGTGCTCCTCCTCGGCCAGCGGCAGCGTCGAAGGAGGACCGGATCTGcctcccccacccctccccaccTGCTCCTCCCCTCTGCCTCCCCCTCCTCAGCTGTCATCCCCTCTACCGCCACCGCCTCCTCACTCGTCTCCTTCCCCCTTGCCTCCCCCTCCTCACCCGAGCTCCTCCCCAATGCTTCCTCCTTTCCCTCACCCTGCCTCCTCTCACATGCCTCCCCCTCCTCACCTGTCCTCTCAGATGCCCCCACCGCCCCTCCCGTCGTCCTCCCAAATGCCCCCGCCTCCTCACCCATCCTCCTGTCAAATGCCCCCGCCTCCTCACCCATCCTCCTGTCAAATGCCCCCGCCTCCTCACCCATCCTCCTGTCAAATGCCCCCGCCTCCACATCCGTCCTCTTCCCCTTTGCCGCCACCGCCTCACCCCTCATCCTCCATGCCTCCACCTCCCCACCCGTCCTGCTCCAGCATgcttccccctcctccccatccCGACTTGCTGATGGATGGCCACAGCCAGGCCCTGTCCCGCTCCTCCACCCTGCCTCGTCGGCCCTCTGTCTCCGCCCGCAGCCACGCCGAGCAGGAGCACTACTACAAGGCCATGCAGAATGAGCGCATGTTATAG